A genome region from Mastacembelus armatus chromosome 8, fMasArm1.2, whole genome shotgun sequence includes the following:
- the pla2g10 gene encoding group 10 secretory phospholipase A2 isoform X2, translating into MTAYYRILLLLYVAVVFVAARRSQRTKRGLFELAGAIKCSTGRSALAYMMYGCYCGLGGAGWPRDKADWCCHKHDCCYGDAERLGCHTKTAQYQWTCEDKAAECDDLKDKCEKLLCKCDKEAAKCLRKAPFIQKYALWPDFMCGYEQPMCNIY; encoded by the exons ATGACTGCTTATTACCGGATACTTCTCCTATTATATG TGGCTGTGGTCTTTGTGGCAGCACGCAGGTCCCAGCGGACAAAAAGAGGGTTATTTGAGCTGGCAGGAGCCATCAAATGCAGCACGGGGAGATCTGCCTTGGCTTACATGATGTACGGGTGCTACTGCGGACTAGGTGGTGCAGGGTGGCCCAGAGACAAGGCAGACTG GTGCTGTCACAAACACGACTGCTGTTATGGAGATGCAGAACGTCTTGGGTGCCACACTAAAACAGCCCAGTATCAGTGGACGTGTGAGGACAAGGCAGCTGAATGCG ATGATTTGAAGGACAAGTGTGAAAAACTGCTGTGCAAGTGTGACAAAGAAGCTGCCAAATGTTTGAGAAAAGCACCTTTCATCCAGAAGTATGCCCTGTGGCCAGATTTTATGTGTGGCTACGAACAaccaatgtgtaatatttactgA
- the pla2g10 gene encoding group 10 secretory phospholipase A2 isoform X1 → MSWLILFCCLLLFSVAVVFVAARRSQRTKRGLFELAGAIKCSTGRSALAYMMYGCYCGLGGAGWPRDKADWCCHKHDCCYGDAERLGCHTKTAQYQWTCEDKAAECDDLKDKCEKLLCKCDKEAAKCLRKAPFIQKYALWPDFMCGYEQPMCNIY, encoded by the exons ATGAGTTGGTTGATCCTCTTCTGCTGCTTATTGCTCTTTTCAGTGGCTGTGGTCTTTGTGGCAGCACGCAGGTCCCAGCGGACAAAAAGAGGGTTATTTGAGCTGGCAGGAGCCATCAAATGCAGCACGGGGAGATCTGCCTTGGCTTACATGATGTACGGGTGCTACTGCGGACTAGGTGGTGCAGGGTGGCCCAGAGACAAGGCAGACTG GTGCTGTCACAAACACGACTGCTGTTATGGAGATGCAGAACGTCTTGGGTGCCACACTAAAACAGCCCAGTATCAGTGGACGTGTGAGGACAAGGCAGCTGAATGCG ATGATTTGAAGGACAAGTGTGAAAAACTGCTGTGCAAGTGTGACAAAGAAGCTGCCAAATGTTTGAGAAAAGCACCTTTCATCCAGAAGTATGCCCTGTGGCCAGATTTTATGTGTGGCTACGAACAaccaatgtgtaatatttactgA
- the zc3h7a gene encoding zinc finger CCCH domain-containing protein 7A isoform X2 codes for MSGACEDRSRRWQEIQKGLQFIQSTLPFPGSQDQYEVFIKELVWNLFGEGNDVFKEGEWTKSIEMYTEALSIADYADSEDICIPTSLLEKLYANRAAAYLSIVPGLYDQALEDCEKALQLNEGNYRALYRKAKSLKELGRHQDAYEAVAKCSLAVPRDPSVTQLTQDLAKMLGLKIRKAYVRSKPALNVLRGSSYQDASCDKFSYGSSSVEEIEIEVPQLNQDSSVLAPVSAPAAVHSPLSEAAVDELPPNNSISSMTPSEPPGFESVPVSVPTSAALPAALTCVNGCRTSKPSPMLETSQDFDADIIGDDLDDLLDQAGPKSDMIIPTAKGPLPLPTSIASGSSMSSPFLMPSHISPFLDGSSQQCTVTLPPVYHKSGSSTYFGMDTFDALPQPLQPLDSLDSLTITDFKTDYTPSPFIPQMNNKETPMGMAVGMPEVKGPSAAVDLAKNPLAETHEFRQACSMCYIKTGPGVLDYALNTEEHKCKKDALLGRIKHLPDKAWKLIRPRPTKTQYVGPYYICKEVAVGKECTYPGHCTFAYCQEEIDVWTLERKGFISRELLFDPFGPKSNVRLTVPKILQEHHGIFMFLCGVCFDHKPRIISKTNKDDPSLCSHPVTKHDFEDQKCLVHILKENTVRYSKIRPLNHQCQLDLCRHEVRYGCVREDECFYAHSLIELKVWMMQHQLRISHESIVQEAKKFWNSTASLQGAQLSSAQRRFGPPNLKMMFVCGQCWRNGQLSEADKNKKYCSAKARHTWAKDRRVVLVSSIERKKWTTVRPLPTKKPIPSQFEICMHVNAGKRCQYIGNCTFAHSVEERDLWTYMKENNIPDMDQLYEQWLQSQKPGWGEETSTNSVRENGKQIHMPTDYAEEVAGNHCWLCGKNCNSEKQWQQHITSEKHKDRVFNSEDDQNCWQYRFPTGTFKVCERFLKGTCTEDDLCKLAHGEQELKEWRERREFLLMKLAKARKDHLIAPNDNDFGKYSFLLKDIK; via the exons ATGTCTGGAGCGTGTGAGGACAGAAGTCGTCGCTGGCAGGAGATACAGAAAGGCCTACAGTTCATCCA atcAACCCTTCCATTTCCTGGAAGTCAAGATCAGTATGAG gTGTTCATTAAGGAGCTTGTATGGAATCTTTTTGGAGAAGGAAATGACGTGTTCAAAGAGGGGGAATGGACTAAATCCATTGAGATGTACACAGAAGCCTTGAGTATTGCGGACTACGCTGACTCCGAGGATATCTGTATTCCAACAAGTTTACTGGAAAAGCTGTATGCAAATCGAGCTGCAGCATATCTAAGTATTGTTCCG GGACTGTATGACCAAGCATTAGAAGACTGTGAAAAGGCTCTGCAGCTGAATGAGGGGAACTACAGAGCACTGTACAGAAAAGCAAAATCCTTGAAGGAGTTGGGGAGACATCAAGATGCCTATGAGGCTGTTGCCAAATGCTCTTTAGCAGTGCCTCGG GATCCCAGTGTAACACAGCTGACTCAGGACCTTGCCAAAATGTTAGGTTTGAAAATCCGTAAAGCTTATGTGAGAAGTAAG CCTGCCTTGAATGTTTTACGAGGATCAAGTTATCAAGATGCATCATGTGACAAG TTTTCCTATGGCTCGTCTTCAGTAGAAGAGATAGAAATTG AAGTGCCTCAGTTGAACCAGGATAGCAGTGTTTTGGCTCCAGTCTCGGCTCCAGCGGCAGTGCACTCACCTCTCAGTGAAGCAGCGGTGGATGAACTTCCTCCCAACAACAGTATCTCATCTATGACCCCATCTGAGCCTCCAGGCTTTGAATCTGTTCCCGTGTCTGTGCCCACGTCAGCTGCTCTCCCTGCTGCACTCACGTGTGTTAATGGGTGCAGGACTAGTAAACCTTCCCCAATGCTAGAAACAAGTCAAGATTTTGACGCAGACATCATTGGGGATGATCTGGATGATCTGCTGGACCAAGCTGGCCCCAAATCTGACATG aTTATTCCCACAGCGAAGGGGCCTCTTCCTTTGCCAACCAGTATAGCCTCAGGCAGCTCCATGTCAAGTCCATTCCTGATGCCCTCTCACATCAGCCCATTTCTTGATGGTAGCTCCCAGCAGTGCACCGTAACGCTGCCCCCGGTTTATCACAAGTCAGGATCAAGCACATATTTTGGTATGGACACGTTTGATGCCCTGCCTCAACCACTGCAACCACTGGACTCCCTGGATAGTCTCACCATAACAGACTTCAAAACAG ATTATACTCCAAGTCCATTCATTCCACAG ATGAACAATAAAGAAACCCCGATGGGAATGGCTGTGGGTATGCCTGAAGTGAAGGGTCCCTCCGCTGCTGTGGATTTAGCGAAGAACCCCTTAGCAGAAACACATGAATTCAGACAAGCCTGCTCGATGTGCTACATCAAAACTG GTCCTGGAGTGTTAGATTATGCACTTAATACAGAGGAGCATAAATGCAAAAAGGACGCTTTACTTGGCAGAATTAAACATTTGCCAGATAAGGCCTGGAAGCTCATTCGGCCCAGACCAACAAAAACCCAATATGTTGGACCTTATTACATTTGCAAAg AGGTTGCTGTCGGAAAAGAGTGCACGTACCCTGGACATTGCACATTTGCATACTGCCAGGAAGAGATTGATGTTTGGACTCTGGAGCGAAAAGGTTTCATCTCCAGAGAACTGCTCTTCGATCCTTTTGGACCCAAATCCAATGTCAGGTTGACTGTGCCTAAGATCTTACAGGAGCATCATGGGATAtttatgtttctctgtggg GTTTGCTTTGACCATAAGCCCAGAATAATCAGCAAAACCAACAAAGACGACCCTTCACTCTGCTCTCATCCAGTGACAAAGCACGACTTTGAGGATCAAAA GTGCCTGGTTCACATTTTGAAAGAGAACACGGTGCGTTATTCCAAAATCAGACCCCTGAATCATCAGTGCCAGCTGGATCTTTGTCGCCATGAAGTCCGCTACGGCTGCGTGAGAGAGGACGAATGCTTCTATGCCCACAGCCTCATCGAGCTGAAGGTCTGGATGATGCAACACCAGCTCC GTATCAGTCATGAAAGTATTGTCCAGGAGGCCAAGAAGTTTTGGAATTCAACAGCTTCACTGCAAGGAGCCCAG CTTTCCAGCGCACAGAGGCGGTTCGGGCCTCCAAATCTGAAGATGATGTTTGTCTGTGGGCAGTGCTGGAGAAATGGCCAACTAAGTGaagctgacaaaaacaaaaagtattgCTCAGCTAAAGCAAGACACAC gtgGGCAAAAGACAGGCGGGTAGTGCTTGTAAGTTccattgaaagaaaaaagtggaCAACAGTTCGACCACTTCCAACAAAAAAGCCCATCCCCTCTCAGTTTGAG ATTTGCATGCATGTGAACGCTGGCAAGAGGTGTCAGTACATTGGGAATTGCACATTTGCTCACAGTGTAGAAGAAAGAGACCTCTGGACCTACATGAAGGAAAACAACA TTCCAGATATGGATCAGCTTTATGAGCAGTGGCTGCAGTCTCAGAAGCCTGGCTGGGGTGAGGAGACTTCCACTAACTCTGTTCGGGAGAACGGCAAACAGATCCACATGCCAACAGACTACGCTGAGGAAGTG gctGGAAATCACTGTTGGCTCTGTGGTAAAAATTGCAACAGTGAgaagcagtggcagcagcatatcacttcagaaaaacacaaagacagagttTTCAACTCTGAGGATGATCAGAACTGCTGGCAGTATCGATTTCCCACAGGCACTTTCAAAGTTTGTGAGAG GTTCCTGAAAGGCACATGCACAGAGGACGACTTGTGCAAGCTGGCACATGGGGAGCAGGAGCTAAAGGAGTGGAGGGAGCGCAGGGAATTCCTTTTGATGAAACTTGCCAAAGCCAGAAAAGACCATCTTATAGCACCAAATGACAATGACTTtggaaaatacagttttctGCTTAAAGACATTAAATAA
- the zc3h7a gene encoding zinc finger CCCH domain-containing protein 7A isoform X1, giving the protein MSGACEDRSRRWQEIQKGLQFIQSTLPFPGSQDQYEVFIKELVWNLFGEGNDVFKEGEWTKSIEMYTEALSIADYADSEDICIPTSLLEKLYANRAAAYLSIVPGLYDQALEDCEKALQLNEGNYRALYRKAKSLKELGRHQDAYEAVAKCSLAVPRDPSVTQLTQDLAKMLGLKIRKAYVRSKPALNVLRGSSYQDASCDKFSYGSSSVEEIEIEVPQLNQDSSVLAPVSAPAAVHSPLSEAAVDELPPNNSISSMTPSEPPGFESVPVSVPTSAALPAALTCVNGCRTSKPSPMLETSQDFDADIIGDDLDDLLDQAGPKSDMIIPTAKGPLPLPTSIASGSSMSSPFLMPSHISPFLDGSSQQCTVTLPPVYHKSGSSTYFGMDTFDALPQPLQPLDSLDSLTITDFKTDYTPSPFIPQMNNKETPMGMAVGMPEVKGPSAAVDLAKNPLAETHEFRQACSMCYIKTGPGVLDYALNTEEHKCKKDALLGRIKHLPDKAWKLIRPRPTKTQYVGPYYICKEVAVGKECTYPGHCTFAYCQEEIDVWTLERKGFISRELLFDPFGPKSNVRLTVPKILQEHHGIFMFLCGVCFDHKPRIISKTNKDDPSLCSHPVTKHDFEDQKCLVHILKENTVRYSKIRPLNHQCQLDLCRHEVRYGCVREDECFYAHSLIELKVWMMQHQLRISHESIVQEAKKFWNSTASLQGAQQLSSAQRRFGPPNLKMMFVCGQCWRNGQLSEADKNKKYCSAKARHTWAKDRRVVLVSSIERKKWTTVRPLPTKKPIPSQFEICMHVNAGKRCQYIGNCTFAHSVEERDLWTYMKENNIPDMDQLYEQWLQSQKPGWGEETSTNSVRENGKQIHMPTDYAEEVAGNHCWLCGKNCNSEKQWQQHITSEKHKDRVFNSEDDQNCWQYRFPTGTFKVCERFLKGTCTEDDLCKLAHGEQELKEWRERREFLLMKLAKARKDHLIAPNDNDFGKYSFLLKDIK; this is encoded by the exons ATGTCTGGAGCGTGTGAGGACAGAAGTCGTCGCTGGCAGGAGATACAGAAAGGCCTACAGTTCATCCA atcAACCCTTCCATTTCCTGGAAGTCAAGATCAGTATGAG gTGTTCATTAAGGAGCTTGTATGGAATCTTTTTGGAGAAGGAAATGACGTGTTCAAAGAGGGGGAATGGACTAAATCCATTGAGATGTACACAGAAGCCTTGAGTATTGCGGACTACGCTGACTCCGAGGATATCTGTATTCCAACAAGTTTACTGGAAAAGCTGTATGCAAATCGAGCTGCAGCATATCTAAGTATTGTTCCG GGACTGTATGACCAAGCATTAGAAGACTGTGAAAAGGCTCTGCAGCTGAATGAGGGGAACTACAGAGCACTGTACAGAAAAGCAAAATCCTTGAAGGAGTTGGGGAGACATCAAGATGCCTATGAGGCTGTTGCCAAATGCTCTTTAGCAGTGCCTCGG GATCCCAGTGTAACACAGCTGACTCAGGACCTTGCCAAAATGTTAGGTTTGAAAATCCGTAAAGCTTATGTGAGAAGTAAG CCTGCCTTGAATGTTTTACGAGGATCAAGTTATCAAGATGCATCATGTGACAAG TTTTCCTATGGCTCGTCTTCAGTAGAAGAGATAGAAATTG AAGTGCCTCAGTTGAACCAGGATAGCAGTGTTTTGGCTCCAGTCTCGGCTCCAGCGGCAGTGCACTCACCTCTCAGTGAAGCAGCGGTGGATGAACTTCCTCCCAACAACAGTATCTCATCTATGACCCCATCTGAGCCTCCAGGCTTTGAATCTGTTCCCGTGTCTGTGCCCACGTCAGCTGCTCTCCCTGCTGCACTCACGTGTGTTAATGGGTGCAGGACTAGTAAACCTTCCCCAATGCTAGAAACAAGTCAAGATTTTGACGCAGACATCATTGGGGATGATCTGGATGATCTGCTGGACCAAGCTGGCCCCAAATCTGACATG aTTATTCCCACAGCGAAGGGGCCTCTTCCTTTGCCAACCAGTATAGCCTCAGGCAGCTCCATGTCAAGTCCATTCCTGATGCCCTCTCACATCAGCCCATTTCTTGATGGTAGCTCCCAGCAGTGCACCGTAACGCTGCCCCCGGTTTATCACAAGTCAGGATCAAGCACATATTTTGGTATGGACACGTTTGATGCCCTGCCTCAACCACTGCAACCACTGGACTCCCTGGATAGTCTCACCATAACAGACTTCAAAACAG ATTATACTCCAAGTCCATTCATTCCACAG ATGAACAATAAAGAAACCCCGATGGGAATGGCTGTGGGTATGCCTGAAGTGAAGGGTCCCTCCGCTGCTGTGGATTTAGCGAAGAACCCCTTAGCAGAAACACATGAATTCAGACAAGCCTGCTCGATGTGCTACATCAAAACTG GTCCTGGAGTGTTAGATTATGCACTTAATACAGAGGAGCATAAATGCAAAAAGGACGCTTTACTTGGCAGAATTAAACATTTGCCAGATAAGGCCTGGAAGCTCATTCGGCCCAGACCAACAAAAACCCAATATGTTGGACCTTATTACATTTGCAAAg AGGTTGCTGTCGGAAAAGAGTGCACGTACCCTGGACATTGCACATTTGCATACTGCCAGGAAGAGATTGATGTTTGGACTCTGGAGCGAAAAGGTTTCATCTCCAGAGAACTGCTCTTCGATCCTTTTGGACCCAAATCCAATGTCAGGTTGACTGTGCCTAAGATCTTACAGGAGCATCATGGGATAtttatgtttctctgtggg GTTTGCTTTGACCATAAGCCCAGAATAATCAGCAAAACCAACAAAGACGACCCTTCACTCTGCTCTCATCCAGTGACAAAGCACGACTTTGAGGATCAAAA GTGCCTGGTTCACATTTTGAAAGAGAACACGGTGCGTTATTCCAAAATCAGACCCCTGAATCATCAGTGCCAGCTGGATCTTTGTCGCCATGAAGTCCGCTACGGCTGCGTGAGAGAGGACGAATGCTTCTATGCCCACAGCCTCATCGAGCTGAAGGTCTGGATGATGCAACACCAGCTCC GTATCAGTCATGAAAGTATTGTCCAGGAGGCCAAGAAGTTTTGGAATTCAACAGCTTCACTGCAAGGAGCCCAG CAGCTTTCCAGCGCACAGAGGCGGTTCGGGCCTCCAAATCTGAAGATGATGTTTGTCTGTGGGCAGTGCTGGAGAAATGGCCAACTAAGTGaagctgacaaaaacaaaaagtattgCTCAGCTAAAGCAAGACACAC gtgGGCAAAAGACAGGCGGGTAGTGCTTGTAAGTTccattgaaagaaaaaagtggaCAACAGTTCGACCACTTCCAACAAAAAAGCCCATCCCCTCTCAGTTTGAG ATTTGCATGCATGTGAACGCTGGCAAGAGGTGTCAGTACATTGGGAATTGCACATTTGCTCACAGTGTAGAAGAAAGAGACCTCTGGACCTACATGAAGGAAAACAACA TTCCAGATATGGATCAGCTTTATGAGCAGTGGCTGCAGTCTCAGAAGCCTGGCTGGGGTGAGGAGACTTCCACTAACTCTGTTCGGGAGAACGGCAAACAGATCCACATGCCAACAGACTACGCTGAGGAAGTG gctGGAAATCACTGTTGGCTCTGTGGTAAAAATTGCAACAGTGAgaagcagtggcagcagcatatcacttcagaaaaacacaaagacagagttTTCAACTCTGAGGATGATCAGAACTGCTGGCAGTATCGATTTCCCACAGGCACTTTCAAAGTTTGTGAGAG GTTCCTGAAAGGCACATGCACAGAGGACGACTTGTGCAAGCTGGCACATGGGGAGCAGGAGCTAAAGGAGTGGAGGGAGCGCAGGGAATTCCTTTTGATGAAACTTGCCAAAGCCAGAAAAGACCATCTTATAGCACCAAATGACAATGACTTtggaaaatacagttttctGCTTAAAGACATTAAATAA
- the rmi2 gene encoding recQ-mediated genome instability protein 2 has protein sequence MNRPDTTENKRAPPVKVLSGQLRTADSGGGYTIRPGKGRSLPVSLVWMQGTVLEVQLDRDTVLLMDETGTFAVQGVNNIPKGKPCLSPGKYVMVMGVIQAVSPEPVIRAVKMADLSELVALHRRMWKLEVEDLQQVMA, from the exons ATGAACAGACCGGACACTACAGAAAACAAACGCGCTCCGCCGGTCAAAGTGTTGTCCGGGCAGCTGAGGACGGCGGACAGCGGGGGTGGATACACTATCAGACCGGGCAAGGGTCGCTCTCTGCCGGTGTCCCTGGTGTGGATGCAGGGAACCGTCCTGGAGGTCCAGCTGGACAGAGACACGGTGCTGCTGATGGACGAGACGGGGACGTTTGCAGTTCAGGGCGTCAACAATATCCCCAAAGGGAAGCCGTGTTTGTCCCCGG GCAAATATGTCATGGTGATGGGTGTCATCCAGGCCGTCTCCCCGGAGCCAGTCATCCGTGCAGTGAAGATGGCAGACCTCTCCGAGCTCGTCGCACTTCACAGACGGATGTGGAAGCTGGAGGTGGAGGACCTGCAGCAGGTGATGGCCTGA